A stretch of Methanobrevibacter sp. YE315 DNA encodes these proteins:
- a CDS encoding zinc-ribbon domain-containing protein, with amino-acid sequence MKICPSCRSVLADNEPYCENCGYDPDFDGGSWLPDNTSLKMSYYHGERIK; translated from the coding sequence ATGAAGATTTGTCCAAGCTGCAGATCCGTACTTGCGGACAATGAGCCTTACTGTGAAAACTGTGGTTATGACCCTGATTTTGATGGGGGAAGCTGGCTTCCAGATAATACCTCTTTGAAAATGTCATATTATCATGGTGAACGCATTAAATAA
- a CDS encoding C1 family peptidase: MKKHLICTILILIFIFSMGTISAQDINDTAQSIDDENGIVIADSDLPSNSPKSFKDLENDLPTYYDNVSEFNISDDYAYNEETDSNMTPFDLMIGGFDFTINGNNHFIDGKNRISGFMIFGGNITIKDLTFINCNESWINGMGTTVNLNNVKFIDNGTDGNQTLIKIVGSNLTVKNCSFYSTTKHKADIVGALISSVSVEDSTFLGGRVDYGRILVPYGCNLYVNNATFTNSSARYAPAIYCEGLQWVIRNSKFINLSSDLSSGAIGFKFPHIADFNQTPLFLIENCIFENTSSTKDAGAVFFDSLGMLAYGALYENLTLDIINSTFKNCSSNFGGAILHLYGNLNIADSTFMNNKATSSGGAIYTSCTNLNISNSTLTNNVADYQAGAIFFDEGNLTISNSKLIGNKVTYSAIKNTAHTIYAYDANMIFEDSLFNNSGVSVVGFFSDLKDMNTTFLNDELSTNNTEYEYFVARYAMPIELVNNTIDVDGIPSKFDLRDWGWAGNVYNQGNNGACWAVGSVGALESALLKATGVQHLFSPNNMQNMELIYSKYGSTAMIEGGYVFSAPGYLLSWLGLQSSEIDPYDEMGKISELIFDDDETIHVQDVIVIPGRTDTTDIELKKAILNYGALAIIYGAHGDTEPYFNSENGACYYNESHSANHLIDVVGWDDNYSKDNFIITPPGDGAWICKNSWGTGTGDGGFIYLSYYDMSFLYLENMTGLFSGAVGYIFNNTIPYTINYQTDFAGLGYFDGNYTHYSNEFISQTYELLGAVGTYFNETGVDYELKIYVNDELIHTQTGTSEYAGFKTIILDKYVPVILDDKIKVEFKSNSVPIATQTRQHLLANVSFVSADGENWIDALDFDSTVCLKAYTVDDDTKIIDNENITVYYNSGSYFSVKVVTADGRPVGAGERVKFTIGEKTTTARTDNDGIAKIEITEEPGTYVMTTTTFNGDTYTNTITVISNSSNDNNTPDKGNESDDKSVPDIKPTPSSTMPAYSRQSSYNSEYVYTLYRADDMKVICRSNVVILKALMDLFKVNLTNGHLKVYIDGVLVFDGDVDDNLSKVIFEILEKFLGKHEITVEFTDSEGKTQTYNETMIIE, translated from the coding sequence ATGAAAAAACATTTGATATGCACAATACTAATTTTGATATTTATTTTTTCAATGGGAACTATAAGTGCACAGGATATAAACGATACGGCTCAATCAATTGATGATGAGAATGGAATTGTCATTGCTGATTCAGATTTGCCTTCAAATTCACCTAAATCTTTTAAAGATCTGGAGAATGATTTGCCAACATATTATGACAATGTATCTGAATTTAATATAAGCGATGATTATGCATATAATGAAGAGACAGACTCTAATATGACACCATTTGATTTAATGATTGGAGGCTTCGATTTTACCATAAATGGGAATAATCATTTTATTGACGGAAAAAATCGGATATCCGGATTCATGATATTTGGAGGAAATATTACAATTAAAGACTTAACATTTATAAATTGTAATGAGTCCTGGATAAATGGAATGGGTACAACCGTTAATTTGAATAATGTTAAATTTATAGATAATGGAACTGATGGAAATCAAACTTTAATTAAAATAGTGGGCTCTAATTTAACTGTAAAAAATTGTTCATTCTATTCCACCACCAAACATAAAGCAGATATCGTGGGAGCATTAATTAGTAGCGTTTCAGTTGAGGATTCTACATTTTTAGGAGGAAGAGTAGATTATGGTAGGATTTTAGTTCCTTATGGTTGCAATTTGTATGTAAATAATGCAACCTTCACCAATTCATCTGCTAGATATGCACCAGCAATCTATTGTGAAGGACTTCAGTGGGTAATTAGAAATTCAAAATTCATTAATCTGAGTTCAGACTTATCTTCAGGAGCGATAGGATTTAAATTTCCACATATTGCCGATTTTAATCAAACTCCTTTATTTTTAATAGAAAATTGCATATTTGAAAATACATCTTCCACAAAAGATGCCGGCGCAGTGTTCTTTGATTCTTTAGGAATGCTAGCTTATGGGGCTCTGTATGAAAATTTAACATTGGATATTATTAACTCAACTTTCAAAAATTGTAGCAGTAATTTTGGAGGAGCTATCCTCCACCTCTACGGTAATTTAAATATTGCTGATTCAACTTTCATGAACAACAAGGCAACCAGTTCCGGTGGCGCAATTTATACTTCCTGTACTAATTTGAATATTTCCAATTCCACTTTAACCAATAACGTTGCAGACTATCAAGCTGGAGCAATATTTTTCGATGAAGGGAATTTGACCATTTCAAATTCTAAATTAATTGGCAATAAGGTTACATATTCCGCCATAAAAAACACTGCACACACAATCTATGCATATGATGCAAATATGATTTTTGAAGATTCATTATTCAATAATTCCGGTGTAAGCGTTGTTGGATTTTTCAGTGATTTAAAAGATATGAATACAACATTTCTTAATGATGAACTGTCTACAAACAATACCGAATATGAATATTTTGTTGCAAGATATGCAATGCCTATTGAGCTGGTCAACAATACAATAGATGTGGATGGCATTCCATCCAAATTCGATTTGCGTGATTGGGGATGGGCAGGAAATGTTTATAATCAAGGAAATAACGGAGCTTGCTGGGCAGTTGGTTCAGTAGGTGCACTTGAATCAGCATTGCTTAAAGCAACAGGAGTTCAACATTTATTCTCACCAAATAACATGCAGAATATGGAATTGATATATTCAAAATATGGAAGTACAGCCATGATTGAAGGGGGATATGTATTCAGTGCCCCAGGATATTTATTAAGTTGGTTAGGACTTCAAAGCAGCGAAATAGACCCTTATGATGAAATGGGCAAAATATCTGAATTGATTTTTGATGATGACGAGACAATTCATGTTCAAGATGTGATCGTTATTCCGGGAAGAACAGATACAACTGATATCGAACTTAAAAAAGCAATACTCAACTATGGAGCTCTTGCCATCATATACGGTGCACACGGTGATACAGAGCCATATTTCAATTCGGAAAATGGAGCATGTTATTATAATGAATCACACAGTGCAAACCATTTGATTGATGTTGTTGGATGGGATGATAATTATTCAAAGGATAACTTTATCATTACTCCTCCAGGAGACGGCGCATGGATTTGTAAAAACAGTTGGGGAACTGGAACTGGAGATGGAGGCTTTATCTACTTGTCTTATTATGATATGTCATTTTTATATCTGGAGAACATGACCGGTTTATTCTCAGGAGCGGTAGGATATATATTCAATAATACCATTCCGTATACGATTAACTATCAAACCGACTTTGCAGGATTGGGATATTTTGATGGAAACTACACACATTACTCAAATGAGTTCATTTCACAAACTTATGAACTATTGGGTGCTGTTGGAACCTACTTCAATGAAACCGGGGTTGATTATGAACTTAAAATCTATGTTAATGATGAGCTAATTCATACACAAACCGGCACCAGCGAATATGCAGGATTCAAAACAATCATTTTAGATAAATACGTTCCAGTCATTCTCGATGACAAGATTAAAGTAGAATTTAAAAGTAATTCTGTTCCTATCGCAACTCAAACAAGACAACACCTTCTTGCAAATGTATCATTTGTAAGTGCCGACGGTGAAAATTGGATTGACGCTCTTGATTTTGACAGTACAGTTTGTCTTAAGGCATACACTGTTGATGATGATACAAAAATAATTGATAATGAAAACATTACAGTTTACTACAATAGTGGATCTTACTTTAGTGTAAAGGTTGTAACTGCTGACGGCAGACCTGTCGGTGCAGGCGAAAGAGTTAAATTCACCATCGGTGAAAAAACTACTACCGCTAGAACTGACAATGATGGGATTGCCAAAATCGAAATAACCGAAGAACCTGGCACTTATGTCATGACAACAACAACATTCAATGGTGATACATACACAAACACCATTACTGTAATATCAAACTCAAGTAATGATAATAATACACCGGATAAAGGCAACGAATCTGATGACAAGTCAGTTCCTGACATTAAGCCAACTCCAAGCAGTACCATGCCTGCCTATTCAAGACAGTCCAGTTACAACTCAGAATACGTATACACATTATACCGTGCGGATGACATGAAAGTAATCTGCCGTTCAAATGTAGTTATTCTTAAGGCATTGATGGATCTCTTTAAGGTTAATCTGACAAATGGACACCTAAAAGTATACATTGATGGCGTGCTTGTATTTGACGGTGATGTAGACGATAATTTATCTAAAGTAATTTTTGAGATTCTTGAAAAATTCTTGGGCAAACATGAAATTACTGTAGAGTTTACAGACAGCGAAGGAAAAACACAAACTTATAATGAAACAATGATAATTGAATAA
- a CDS encoding diguanylate cyclase domain-containing protein: protein MIYKNIVVIDDLGDVFEPLNDAFSDDLEIKIRHLTSDFDSLKKYLTRDTYIILINETGLKVDLDQLVDFIQRNLFFLAIPILIVSDNEEVIKRPPKLDSPVLNVALKPLVMSDFKPRLEYAIEVFEYNRNINDISGLPGNKIISSKLLSEISKNSKFALVFLDLDNFKEFDEYYGLYKGSQVMYFLANLIEESIKEYGSIEDFVGNVGGDDFIMILKDYKAADLICKDIIAKFDKQILDFYDEDDIKNGYIETMNRDGEIEKISFMGISVVIMNYMEFKGKMFDEVFRKMNEVKKIAKQVDGSVLLDAKNY, encoded by the coding sequence ATGATTTATAAAAATATTGTTGTCATTGATGATTTAGGAGATGTTTTTGAACCGTTAAATGATGCCTTTAGTGATGATTTGGAAATAAAAATAAGGCATTTAACTTCAGATTTCGATTCATTAAAGAAATATTTGACAAGGGACACTTATATTATTTTAATAAATGAAACAGGTTTGAAGGTTGATTTGGACCAATTGGTTGATTTTATCCAGAGGAATCTGTTTTTCTTGGCAATTCCGATATTGATAGTTTCTGATAATGAAGAAGTAATCAAAAGACCTCCAAAATTGGATTCTCCAGTTTTGAATGTTGCATTAAAACCATTGGTTATGAGCGATTTCAAACCACGTCTTGAATATGCCATTGAAGTCTTTGAATACAACAGGAATATTAATGACATATCAGGCCTTCCTGGAAATAAGATTATAAGTTCAAAATTGTTGTCTGAAATTTCTAAAAATTCCAAGTTTGCATTGGTATTTTTAGATTTGGATAACTTCAAAGAGTTTGATGAATATTACGGATTGTACAAAGGAAGCCAAGTCATGTATTTCTTGGCCAACTTGATTGAAGAGTCAATTAAAGAGTATGGTTCTATTGAAGATTTTGTCGGTAATGTCGGTGGAGATGACTTTATAATGATTTTAAAAGATTATAAGGCTGCTGATTTAATATGTAAAGACATAATCGCAAAATTCGATAAACAGATTCTTGATTTTTATGATGAAGATGATATCAAAAACGGATATATTGAAACAATGAACAGGGATGGTGAAATCGAAAAAATCAGTTTCATGGGAATTTCTGTTGTTATAATGAACTATATGGAATTCAAGGGCAAAATGTTCGATGAAGTCTTCAGAAAAATGAATGAGGTTAAAAAGATAGCAAAACAGGTTGATGGAAGTGTTCTTCTGGACGCTAAGAACTATTGA
- a CDS encoding Ig-like domain repeat protein produces the protein MAIGCVSASDSDNSLQSIDDKADLKDSIIPDGGELTSSNEWYVDASSSEGGDGSRDAPFNNLNSAITHSKDGNTIYIAPGTYSGSGLNVNLSIDKSLNLIKLGEGDVIFDGEGTYQIFSISSSSFNIDGLTFTHGMSDENGGAIYFANGLKDSKINASFIENNARLGGAIYFNDKIINNTFTGSYIRNEVKSNGGAILVNGIANYNTFSADFCENKGNGYYGGAIHFTNHTSDNKFYGNFLNNYIVEGSGGGIVFDWDVNNTIFAANFSNNYVYHFPSAAFEVYGTFYNNTVSGYFENNREAAVLLSICIDNTFNATFINNSARYGGILSIETSINNYFSCIFINNRGQKGSALNFMMDVINTTIEGAFINNTATIFGGAISIYPYINSRDYKIQNLTISADFINNTAQRYGGAVYLVTNYSVQFEDSFFENNHAKNGGAIYLDVANVYFDSCIFNDNDAEDGGAIINYGNLTISNSQFGDNTATLGTNYISLKDNATLTLNNVTPEDLRQLRLGNLILNASNITYGENVRIIANVTYEKNVPFNDGKISVVVNGKTYSADVSDGIGTIEIPGLDAGNYTVNVTYDGNEYISTAPVEFSVLKQDTDIAATNKAYTVDYGGTYSIELKDANGNPVSGKKVEFILDGKDIGYATTDAEGIASIELTPKILKESGIKSLEIRFDGDVNYNPASKAVEITVNKQKAKILPNEKSYNNAKNIKKYPATFKNSNEKAVKKVKVRLDFKLGTYKTSKNQCIVLSLYNIKWTEEIGPDGKIIITDRNNETLCILTINCFKDGKTMIIDFDYKRDQPNQFTLYVTLNLETLGEVLINFISL, from the coding sequence TTGGCTATAGGGTGTGTTTCAGCTAGCGATAGCGATAACTCTTTACAGAGCATTGATGATAAAGCAGATTTGAAGGATTCCATTATCCCTGATGGCGGTGAACTGACATCCTCAAACGAATGGTATGTTGATGCAAGCAGCAGTGAAGGCGGTGACGGTTCACGTGATGCGCCATTTAACAACTTGAATAGTGCTATAACTCACTCAAAAGATGGCAACACAATATATATTGCACCAGGAACCTATAGCGGTTCTGGACTCAATGTAAATTTGAGCATCGACAAATCATTAAACCTCATTAAGCTTGGTGAGGGCGATGTGATATTTGATGGTGAGGGCACCTATCAGATTTTTAGTATTTCATCCAGTTCATTTAATATAGATGGATTGACTTTTACTCATGGAATGTCTGATGAAAATGGTGGTGCAATCTATTTTGCTAACGGATTAAAGGACAGTAAGATAAATGCCAGCTTCATTGAAAACAATGCCCGACTTGGAGGTGCAATATATTTCAATGATAAAATCATCAACAATACTTTTACAGGCTCATATATTCGCAATGAAGTAAAAAGCAATGGCGGAGCTATTCTTGTAAATGGAATTGCTAATTATAACACATTTTCAGCTGATTTTTGCGAAAATAAAGGAAACGGCTATTATGGCGGTGCAATCCATTTCACCAATCATACTTCTGATAATAAATTTTATGGAAACTTCCTGAACAATTATATTGTAGAGGGATCAGGTGGAGGCATAGTTTTTGACTGGGACGTAAATAATACAATATTTGCAGCCAATTTCAGCAATAACTATGTATATCATTTTCCTAGTGCCGCATTTGAAGTATATGGTACTTTTTACAACAATACAGTTAGCGGTTATTTTGAAAATAATCGTGAAGCAGCAGTATTGTTAAGCATATGTATCGATAATACGTTCAATGCCACATTTATAAATAATTCAGCCCGTTATGGAGGTATCCTATCCATAGAAACGTCCATTAACAATTATTTTTCATGCATTTTCATTAATAATAGGGGGCAAAAGGGTTCTGCGCTTAATTTTATGATGGACGTGATAAATACCACTATAGAAGGGGCTTTTATAAATAATACTGCCACTATTTTCGGAGGAGCTATTTCAATTTACCCATATATTAACTCAAGGGATTACAAAATCCAAAATCTCACCATCAGCGCTGATTTTATTAACAATACTGCGCAAAGATATGGCGGAGCCGTTTATCTTGTAACTAACTACAGCGTGCAGTTTGAAGATTCATTTTTCGAGAACAATCATGCAAAAAATGGTGGGGCAATCTATTTGGATGTTGCAAATGTTTATTTTGATTCATGTATCTTCAATGATAATGATGCTGAAGACGGTGGAGCTATTATTAATTACGGAAACCTGACAATCAGCAATTCCCAATTTGGAGATAATACTGCAACTTTGGGAACAAATTATATCAGCCTGAAAGATAATGCAACACTTACATTGAATAATGTAACCCCTGAAGACCTAAGACAATTACGTTTAGGAAATCTAATTTTAAATGCTAGCAATATTACATATGGAGAAAACGTAAGGATTATTGCAAACGTAACTTATGAAAAAAATGTTCCATTCAATGACGGTAAAATCTCTGTTGTAGTTAATGGCAAAACCTACAGCGCAGATGTTTCCGATGGAATCGGTACAATTGAGATTCCGGGATTGGATGCCGGAAACTATACTGTCAATGTTACATATGACGGTAATGAATATATCTCAACTGCACCGGTCGAATTCAGTGTCTTAAAGCAGGATACTGATATTGCTGCTACAAACAAAGCATACACAGTTGATTATGGAGGAACATACTCAATTGAACTGAAGGATGCAAATGGAAATCCTGTCAGTGGCAAAAAAGTGGAATTTATATTGGACGGCAAAGATATCGGATATGCAACCACTGACGCGGAAGGCATAGCTTCTATAGAATTAACTCCAAAAATACTAAAAGAATCAGGTATTAAGAGCCTTGAAATTAGATTTGATGGTGATGTTAATTATAATCCTGCATCAAAAGCAGTTGAGATAACTGTCAACAAGCAAAAAGCAAAAATTCTTCCAAATGAAAAATCATACAATAATGCTAAAAATATTAAAAAATACCCAGCTACTTTCAAAAACAGCAATGAAAAAGCAGTTAAAAAAGTAAAGGTCAGATTAGACTTTAAGCTAGGAACTTACAAGACTTCAAAAAATCAGTGCATTGTGTTATCTTTGTACAATATCAAATGGACAGAGGAAATAGGTCCTGATGGAAAGATCATCATCACAGATAGAAATAATGAGACTTTGTGCATACTGACAATAAACTGCTTTAAAGATGGTAAAACAATGATTATTGATTTTGACTATAAACGGGACCAACCTAACCAATTTACATTATATGTCACATTAAATCTGGAAACCCTTGGTGAAGTTCTAATCAACTTTATTTCCTTATAA
- the sstT gene encoding serine/threonine transporter SstT codes for MANIIEKWTQTSLILKIVIGIIIGTILGIFLPKLSAIGLLGTLFVSALKAIAPILVFVLVTSAISKAKTGIGSRFKTVIYLYFFSTFFAALVAIIGSYLFPVSIPLSNVASASVAAPEGLYEIISNMLLKIFENPLHSLVEGDYLSILFWSIVIGAALNSVANDTTKDVLSDIADAITKVVWSIIQFAPIGILGLVFTSVSQSGIGIFTQYGELILLLVGCIAFVMFIVNPMLTFITLKRNPYPLVFTCLKESGLTAFFSRSSAANIPVNMNLCERLGLDKDFYSISIPLGSTINTGGAAITITVMSLAVCHTLGIQVALPLTLILCLISILGACGASGIAGGSLLLVPMACSLFGISNDIAMQAVAVGFIIGVIQDSCETALNSSGDALFSATAEYRDREKNGEPVNYLGEFAKD; via the coding sequence ATGGCAAATATAATAGAAAAATGGACTCAAACTAGCTTGATATTGAAAATAGTTATCGGCATAATTATTGGAACAATATTAGGAATCTTTTTACCAAAATTGTCAGCGATAGGACTGTTAGGGACATTATTTGTAAGCGCTCTTAAAGCTATTGCTCCCATTCTAGTATTCGTACTGGTAACCTCAGCCATATCAAAGGCAAAGACAGGAATCGGATCCAGATTCAAAACTGTAATTTACCTTTATTTCTTCAGTACCTTTTTTGCGGCGCTAGTGGCTATTATCGGCAGTTATCTGTTCCCGGTATCCATACCTCTTTCAAACGTGGCAAGTGCCAGCGTTGCAGCTCCTGAGGGCCTTTATGAAATTATTTCAAATATGCTTTTAAAGATATTCGAAAATCCCCTGCATTCACTTGTTGAAGGGGATTATTTATCAATCCTATTCTGGTCCATTGTTATAGGAGCGGCTTTAAATAGTGTTGCAAATGACACCACCAAAGATGTTTTAAGCGACATTGCCGATGCCATTACTAAAGTAGTATGGTCAATAATACAATTCGCCCCTATAGGAATCTTAGGTTTAGTATTCACATCAGTTTCACAAAGCGGCATCGGAATCTTTACACAGTACGGCGAGTTGATTCTGCTTTTAGTCGGATGCATTGCTTTTGTTATGTTTATAGTAAATCCAATGCTTACCTTCATTACATTAAAGCGAAATCCATATCCTTTAGTGTTCACATGCCTTAAGGAAAGCGGCCTTACAGCATTCTTCTCAAGAAGTTCAGCGGCAAACATTCCCGTCAACATGAACCTTTGTGAAAGATTAGGCCTTGACAAGGATTTCTATTCAATCAGCATTCCTCTAGGCTCAACAATAAATACTGGTGGAGCGGCCATAACAATAACTGTAATGAGTCTTGCCGTGTGCCACACATTAGGAATTCAGGTGGCATTGCCATTGACACTCATACTATGCCTAATTTCAATTTTAGGTGCATGTGGAGCGTCAGGTATTGCAGGAGGGTCACTGCTTCTGGTTCCAATGGCATGTTCATTGTTTGGAATCAGCAATGATATAGCTATGCAGGCTGTTGCAGTCGGATTCATCATCGGAGTTATTCAGGATTCATGTGAAACAGCCCTAAATTCATCAGGAGATGCACTGTTTTCAGCTACAGCAGAATATCGGGACAGGGAAAAAAACGGAGAGCCTGTTAACTATTTGGGAGAATTTGCCAAAGATTAA
- a CDS encoding MATE family efflux transporter has product MANKNMEILTGDPKTSLLKLSFPIMVTLLVTTLYNVVDGIWVVGLGVNAVAGIGLVTPLWMIINGVATGLANGITSSITRFRGEYGGEKPDEVAGQSVVILLVVSIILTIGLLLALGPFINLYSPSSKATEEAFAYSIPLFLGLFGFVFSCGFSGILRAEGDTKRAMYATTLGIILNALFDPIFIYVFNWGSAGASISTIVTSLISAVIMYYWIFVRKDTYINIDVKRILKSKWDWSISKDILSTGIPASAVLFMLSFAAMIFYYLIGMISGDLGIAIFSSAYRIYLLGLSPISAFCSALVAIIGTHYGAGNIKDVKRAHTYCTLYSFILGAVICALFIVFKNQLAYVFLLTINNPNLFEGIVEFIAITSFCIPFLGIGMPSSFLYQGLGKGIISFAWTLIYEIIFTVPATIFFAFVLNYGLTGIWLGFVAGRSAAAVLNYIGARYSIKKLSR; this is encoded by the coding sequence ATGGCAAATAAGAATATGGAAATCCTCACGGGAGATCCAAAGACATCATTATTGAAGCTTTCATTCCCCATAATGGTTACACTATTGGTAACTACCCTTTATAATGTAGTTGATGGAATATGGGTTGTTGGCTTAGGTGTGAATGCAGTTGCGGGCATAGGTTTAGTCACTCCATTATGGATGATTATCAATGGTGTTGCAACAGGTCTGGCCAACGGTATTACCAGTTCAATCACCCGTTTCAGAGGGGAATATGGTGGGGAAAAGCCAGATGAGGTAGCCGGGCAGTCTGTAGTAATCCTTCTAGTCGTTTCAATTATATTGACAATAGGCCTATTGTTGGCTTTAGGTCCTTTCATAAATCTATACTCCCCATCCTCTAAGGCAACAGAAGAGGCATTTGCATATTCAATTCCGTTGTTTTTAGGTCTGTTCGGATTTGTATTCTCCTGTGGATTTTCAGGCATACTTCGTGCAGAAGGGGATACCAAAAGGGCAATGTATGCAACCACTTTGGGTATAATATTAAATGCCCTCTTTGATCCGATATTCATCTATGTCTTCAATTGGGGTTCTGCAGGAGCGTCAATTTCAACAATCGTTACTTCTCTAATCAGTGCAGTGATTATGTACTATTGGATTTTTGTCAGAAAGGATACTTACATAAACATTGATGTAAAAAGGATATTGAAATCCAAATGGGATTGGAGCATATCAAAGGATATTTTAAGCACTGGAATTCCCGCTTCAGCTGTTTTATTCATGTTGTCATTTGCCGCAATGATATTTTACTATTTGATAGGCATGATTTCCGGTGATTTGGGTATTGCTATATTTTCATCCGCCTATAGGATTTATTTGCTTGGCCTGTCACCCATATCCGCATTCTGTTCGGCATTGGTTGCAATTATTGGAACTCATTATGGTGCAGGCAATATCAAGGATGTAAAAAGGGCTCATACTTATTGTACATTATATTCTTTTATTCTCGGAGCAGTAATATGTGCATTATTCATTGTTTTTAAAAATCAGTTGGCTTATGTATTCTTATTAACTATAAATAACCCTAACCTATTTGAAGGCATCGTTGAATTTATTGCAATAACATCTTTCTGCATCCCGTTTTTAGGAATCGGTATGCCTTCCTCTTTTTTATATCAGGGATTAGGTAAAGGAATAATCAGTTTTGCCTGGACATTAATTTATGAAATCATATTCACTGTTCCGGCCACTATCTTTTTTGCATTTGTATTGAATTATGGTTTGACAGGTATTTGGTTAGGTTTTGTTGCTGGAAGGTCTGCTGCAGCAGTCTTAAATTACATCGGTGCAAGGTATTCCATAAAAAAATTGTCCAGATAA
- a CDS encoding diguanylate cyclase domain-containing protein, whose amino-acid sequence MEIKDKILVISDDDENKLVNQFEEILKDSEIEMISSRSDIDDLKMNMRRDFYVIFVDYDYLDTEVNRLVSLIRDYLRALPLIDVMSFDTSIFNREKIPHVSFFDKNSSFESLHNQLLNFIKIMKFNKSLNDVSHLPGNFVINEVMETKLRNKDDFVIMYLDIDKFKAFCDYFGIYRSGKVIEFLSSLCIKLVDEYGVPEDFIGHVGGDDMVLIFTDFENAKFIGNKIIEEFDAHIKDFYDKKDVEKGYIEVLNRKGIMEKFPFVTLSIVTISNEFKDYSTTDEIYRDMMVAKKEAKQTMGSILLHST is encoded by the coding sequence ATGGAAATCAAAGATAAGATTTTGGTTATAAGTGATGATGATGAAAATAAGTTAGTTAATCAATTTGAAGAGATATTGAAAGATAGCGAAATCGAAATGATTTCTTCCAGGTCCGACATTGACGATTTGAAAATGAATATGAGAAGGGACTTTTATGTAATCTTCGTTGATTATGACTATCTTGATACAGAGGTCAACAGGTTGGTAAGTTTGATTAGGGATTATCTTCGTGCATTGCCTCTTATTGATGTAATGTCTTTTGACACTTCCATTTTTAATAGGGAAAAGATACCTCATGTATCTTTCTTTGATAAGAATAGTTCATTTGAATCATTGCACAATCAGTTGCTTAATTTTATAAAAATCATGAAATTCAACAAATCCCTTAATGACGTTTCCCATCTTCCGGGAAATTTTGTTATAAATGAGGTTATGGAAACCAAACTCAGAAATAAGGATGATTTTGTAATAATGTATCTTGACATTGACAAGTTCAAGGCATTCTGCGATTATTTCGGAATATACAGGTCAGGCAAAGTCATTGAATTCTTATCTTCATTATGCATCAAGCTGGTTGATGAGTATGGGGTTCCTGAAGATTTCATAGGCCATGTCGGTGGTGATGATATGGTATTGATTTTTACCGACTTTGAAAATGCTAAATTCATTGGAAACAAGATAATTGAAGAGTTTGATGCCCATATAAAAGATTTCTATGATAAGAAAGATGTGGAAAAAGGATATATAGAAGTTTTAAACAGGAAGGGAATTATGGAAAAATTCCCATTTGTAACATTGTCAATTGTTACAATTAGTAATGAATTTAAGGATTATTCCACTACTGATGAAATTTATAGGGATATGATGGTTGCCAAAAAAGAGGCTAAACAAACAATGGGGTCTATTTTATTGCACAGCACATAA